The following DNA comes from Henckelia pumila isolate YLH828 unplaced genomic scaffold, ASM3356847v2 CTG_461:::fragment_3, whole genome shotgun sequence.
AAGTATGTCCTTTGCCTCTGCATATATAGATACACGACACATCTGTTTGGaactttttaaatttacttttttatttttatttttttttatagaaaaCAAAAACTTCTTTTTTAATCCATTGTTAAAAGCAacttgagtaaaatatgattcttTGGCGCAGGTTGATACGTTGAATAAACTCTTGATTGTCTTTGCAATCACATGTTTGATGTAATCATTGAtcatagataaaaataaaaatttattaaaagttAAATAACTCATTGATAACTCATCAACCCATTTTACCTTTGATTAAGCTTATCCATATGGATTATAAAAGCAATTTACAAAACCATCCCttcaatataaataataaaaataaataggtTAATAATTGAGAGAGAAAGAAGGGCATTTTGGTCAATCTAAATTATTTCTACTAACTTATCTCACttttaaaaatcatatcaaacataaaaataactatcaaatacATACTTATCTTCTCTTATTCATCACTTATACATCAATATTTTAATCCCTGAATAAATTTAGGAgagtttttatgttattttttaaaaaatttgatgcAGTACTTTCACGTGTCACATTTAGCCATACTAATTAAAGGTGAATGGTCTATGTCTACTCATTCGTCAGTCATCATCATTATTCTTTGGACAAAAGTGATAAACGGGAAATTCGATCCTATGGGCAAAACATACTTTAATTTGTGATTTTGAGATTACAATCCACAacttttaaaattcttgaaagtCGGTATACACAATGAATGCCCCATAATTTTGGTTACACATTGATTTCAAATAGTTTTTTAAAGTTATgaaaacaataatatatatgatcaaATGATATATCCCCAATCCAAAAAGCTTCTTTATAGTATCTTATTCATCACATTGAACAACAAATTAAAAAGGAACTGATGAACATGTACATAGTCACTCATAAACCGCAGCACCCGATAAACGAGGTGTGGGGATGGCAATGAGAGGCACCCTCTTCTTCAACACAATCCCAAACTTCTCATTAAGGTCTAAACCATCTCCCTCCACCAACTTCCAGTCGAAACTATGCACAAGCGACGCGAGCGACAACGACACGACTCTCTCAGCCATAGGGATCCCAGCACATATCCTTCGTCCCGAACCAAACGGTATGTAACTAAAATCATTCCCACTATAATCTCCTTTACCATCAAGAAACCTCTCCGGTACAAATTCCTCCGGCCTTTCCCATAATGAAGCATCCCTATGTATCGCCCACACGTTCACGAATACACGAGCCCCTTTCGGAACGGTGTAGCCTCCCACAATGCATGGCTTGCTAGGACAATGCGGCACCATGAGAGGAAGGACCGGATGAAGCCGAAGGATCTCTTTTATCACGGCTTTGAGGTACGGTAATTTGTCGATGTGCGATTCTTCAACCATGCTGTTTTTCCCCACTACTGAGTCGATTTCTTGTTGAGCTTTGATCATGATATATGGTTTGTTCATCATTTCGGCTAAGGCGAACTCCACCGTGCTAGAGGTTGTGTCCGTTCCCCCTACCACCATATCCTGTTTCATAATATTTGTCCCCGTAACATAGTTATAAATTTTGGTAAAGCGAGAAACACACTTGAGCTAGCGTACGTACCACTAGCAAGGCTTTGATATGAAGCATGGTGAAAGGAGTCTTGCTCGTTTTGGAGTCACTTCCATCCTCTTTGAGCTGCATCAACACTTGCAAGAAATCCCTTTTCATCTCCCCACCATTAGACCTACTCAATTTCACCCTCTGCTCAATGATTTCATCGAATAGCCTTTCGAGTTTCATTGTCACAACCTTCATTTTCTTCTTCAGTCCTTGAACATCCAACCACGCAAGACTCGGGAAGAAATCCGATACGTTCGGCTTCCCCAACAACTCCGTGATCTCCGACACCACTTGCCTGAACTCTGCCCCGATGGTAGCCCTTTCATCACCTTGCACGCTACCACCCCACAACATATTCGTCACAACATTGAGCATGTTCAAGAACATCTGCTCCCCTACGTTAACCGGAGATCCCGACAAGCCGTAGAAGTACTTGACCGTGCTTCGAACTTCATGCCTTCTATAAGAATAGAATGCATCAAGGGTTGAACTCCCAAGCATGTCGCGTACGCACACCTTCCTCAGCATCCTCCACTCCGGCCCGTAGGGGGTGAAAACTATGTCGTGTCCGCTGTATTCCATCGCTGTGTTCACGGATGGCATGTCCCGATTGGCGAATGTAACGTCGTGTTCCTTCAGCACTTGTCGTGCCATGGCGGGTGAGCTTATCACTATGGCTTTCTTGGTGCCGAGATTCATGGACAAGATCGGACCGTAGACTCGAGCCAGACTCGCGAAATATGAGTGTAGTTCGGGGTCGAGGTATGGGAGGCTGCCTACAATAGGCAAGCCTCTAGGACCTGGAGGCATTGGATGTTGAGATCTTGAGATCAAATGCTTGAACAAAAGCCAAGAATACCAAATCAGCGTAAGGAATATTATGATCACATACATGATAGCCATGTGTGTATTAATTGTAGCTTGAAGAGATCGAGCTGAATTGTTGGCGAAGTAGTAAGTTTATTTATTCATGGGATCGAATGAGCAAATAGTGGATAAATAATAAACTATTTGGTTGATATAAGTAAAAACCAATATTTTAgaggttttaaattttttatgtaatGTTCTTTACTATAGTGGCGCGGATAAATCTTTGGACATGAATATAAACCGACAAAATGGTATATACGGCCGGCCGAATGATGACAAGAGTTTGTTTGAAAAGTATCTTCTTGGGTTCTACGTTGATATGCTAGGGACTACTATCATGGTCAATTTGTCATGttctatatatacatatataattattgaacaaaattatgattttttcttttatatttcaaaatttttatatttatcacTTATAGTTAtcattttcaattttattttttcgataaaaaatattaaaaaatgatttattttaaatgtaacataaattatttatgcatgtgAATTTTTACTTATATAGATTATTAGTGTATATAATATACACACACAAccaatataaattataataactGTGTGTGTGGGTGCCAAAAGTTTTGACAAAATAAACATTTTAGCaggaaaatttatataataattgtgttaaagaaaataaacatatattcaTTTTCACAGCAAGAAAAAGGATAAATATTTAATCTGTCCGCTAtttcaatttaaattttttatattagaGTGATTGGAACAATTTACTAACTCATTGACCATTCTCGATTCATAAATGCGCCTCGAATTTTCCCTTGGTCTATGTTTTGTTTGGATTCGAGTAATTATATCGTGATGTTACATATCTATATTTGACACTGATTGATCTGTctgcaataaaaaataaatatttttaacattaaaaataatattttctcataaGTTAAGTCaaatattaatctcataaaATCGACCTACCCTTAAACTGTCTCGtaaaaattttatgtttgaaATATAAATATCCAAACCAACTACATCTATTCTGGGTAGTAATTTGAGAAGGATCGATCACTAAAGGCCCAAATCTATTTCCACGCCATTTCTTTCTTCAGCATCTAAATGTAACGCTCGGATGGATGAGTCGGTCGATGCTACCCCACCCGAGCACTGTATCAACGGCCCAAATTCGACCCCACCCGAGCACTGTATCAACGGCCCAAATCTTGTTTTGACATGCAAAATTGATCCGAACCATTGATCCTGGCTTCAGGGTACCGCATCGACCCAACCCAGATGGATATACCAAAGTTAACCGATGATAAGTGCCGCACGGCAaacattttcttttattattaaaaatggGACTCCTACTGTGGTAAATATCAGAAATTTTTTCAAATGGTTATGTAAGCTCAATCTCATTAAAGTTGAGAGGTCCAATTACATGGCTAGCGGATCATGTATGCACAAGTGAGGTTTTGCACgagagaaaaattaaaatttaaagattGAACATTTTACTTTAATATGCAAACCAGGAATAACAGATGCAAAAGAGAGAAAGATCATGGTTAGGCTCTCAAAGCACAGCACGTTTCCACgacacaaaaaaacaaaacaaaaaagaagGCTGCAAGCTATCATGTCACTTAGGTCCAGCAAATTTACTCATCATTTTTGTGATAATTGGAGCAACCTTCGGATTAGCTTGATGTTTAGCCAAGTTAGCAGGGTTTTTCATAACTGCAAAACAACCAGATAGACGACAAATTAGCAAAACATGTGAAACAAGTAATGTTACTTGTTCTGAACATTATACACCGAGACCGGGGACAAAGATCTATATTTGAGTACTCTATTCGCAAGTGTAAACAAAAACAAGCAGACATGTATGACAGGACGCAAACATGCGATTTCAGAATTTCTTTTCGGCAAACATTATTACTTTGAAATGAccttgttctttttcttttccttaTAAATTATTTTGCAAAATTAGCTTCAAATTTGCAGGAAGAACAATAACcaaccaaaggttaaaatatcaaaatgttATATTCAAAATCTTGATAAGACAAAggtcaattttttaaaatttcttaattGAAAATAACAGAAGAAAGACCGATTGACAAGCGATGATCGACAGACCACAATGCCAAAAGAGCGACATCAACTAAACAAAGGCATAGAAACCCGTACCATCTTGGAGTGCCGCCATGACTTCAGGATCTTTGAATGCTGCCATCATTTCAGGATCCTGTTAAAAGTAAAGCAAATCAATAGCTGAGAAATAAACTATAGCGATCTGCCAATCTCCCACAACAAGAACAATAGTTGAGGTAGCTTGAGAGTTGAGCCTAGCCTCTGTGATCATCCCTCGACAAGGCAAATGGGGTTATAAACAATAATACTACCATCAATTAATCATCTACGAGTTTCTCAAGTTTGAACGAAATACATGAACGAAGATTTCACTTACATTCAAGATTTTGCTGAAGTCAAAATTCCCAGGCATACCACCAGGTGCACTCCCAGGAAAACCACCTGGCATGCCACCAGGCATTCCCCCAGGAAAGCCACTGGGCATGCCGCCAGGAAAGCCACCGGGCATGCCGCCAGGAAAGCCACCGGGCATGCCGCCAGGAAAGCCACCAGGCATGCCACCAGGTTTTCTACTACTTGATGATTGCTCTTGATTCTTAGCCTTTTCATATGCAGCCTAAACAAACGCAAAGCTTAAAATTAGGTTCTTTACATAAAAGAACCAACATGCATAGATGGTTCACCTGAGCTTCAGCACGGCGACGTTGTCGCTCACGCTCAGCCTTCCTGTCTTCTCGTTCTTTGTGCAGCCTGTCATATTTCCTCCGATGATCCTCTATCTTATGTGCATTGGGCTCAACCTAGTGCCAAAAAAGCAAATTCATCACATATGAGAGAACTCGCATTGTTTGTCAATGCACTCATGTTTGGTCATGATCTTGCCTGTCTAAGGCAGATTTGACTGAAAATGGT
Coding sequences within:
- the LOC140871528 gene encoding flavonoid 3'-monooxygenase-like, with the protein product MPPGPRGLPIVGSLPYLDPELHSYFASLARVYGPILSMNLGTKKAIVISSPAMARQVLKEHDVTFANRDMPSVNTAMEYSGHDIVFTPYGPEWRMLRKVCVRDMLGSSTLDAFYSYRRHEVRSTVKYFYGLSGSPVNVGEQMFLNMLNVVTNMLWGGSVQGDERATIGAEFRQVVSEITELLGKPNVSDFFPSLAWLDVQGLKKKMKVVTMKLERLFDEIIEQRVKLSRSNGGEMKRDFLQVLMQLKEDGSDSKTSKTPFTMLHIKALLVDMVVGGTDTTSSTVEFALAEMMNKPYIMIKAQQEIDSVVGKNSMVEESHIDKLPYLKAVIKEILRLHPVLPLMVPHCPSKPCIVGGYTVPKGARVFVNVWAIHRDASLWERPEEFVPERFLDGKGDYSGNDFSYIPFGSGRRICAGIPMAERVVSLSLASLVHSFDWKLVEGDGLDLNEKFGIVLKKRVPLIAIPTPRLSGAAVYE